AGACCTCGAAGTGCGTTTCGACCGCCGCGTCACCGAAGGCGACCTGCCCTGAGCCCCTCCACCGAGGCCAATTCTCAGGAAACCGTCTCAGATTTCTGATGATTGACGCGCCGCGTCGCCGGGCCGGCGTGAAGCGACATCGCACAAGTATTTGGTTTCATTGAGTATTCTAGAAATCGTATCGTTTGGCACATCGGTTGCTCTATTTCGCGGCGCGACGTTAGGCGCATCCCGCGCCTAAGAAAACCACTCCCCGGAGGGATGGCCTGTTATGAAAAACGTGAATCAAATCGCCTACATTCTTTTCGCACTCATTCTCTCGCTTTCGCTCGGCCTCGCGGTCGCGTGCGGCGACGACGATGACGACGACGACGACGATGACGACCCCGCCGACGACGACACAGACGACGATGACGCCGATGACGACGACGCCGACGACGATGACGCCGACGACGACGACATGGACGACGACACGTCCGACGACGACACCGGCGACGACGATACGTCCGCGGATGACGACACCTCTTCGGACGACGACGCCACGTCGTAATCGCGAATCACGGTAAGCCGAAGCCACGACGGCCGCGGGAGGTCCCCGCGGCCGTTTTTTCGTCGAGCTGTCGCCGATCAGGCTTTTTCGATTTCCGAAATGTTATCCGGCGACAACTGCTGCCCGCCACGAATCGTAAAAATATCGACAAAACGCCCCGCGACGCGATACCAAACGCGAAATCGCCCGACGATGATCTCGCGAATGGCGGCATCGTCGTATTCGGGGATGACACGGCCGCTTTTCGGGTATTTTTCGAGGCGCTTCACCGATTTTCGTATCCTGTTACGAGTTTCAACAGCGATGTTCGGATTGAAATCGGCGATGTAACGGGACAGGTCGCGAAGGTCATTCGCGGCGCGCAACGTCCAGCGAACTCTCATCGTCGTCGCGGCTTGACCGCTTCATCCAGCATCGCGTCGAGTTCCTCATCGGAAACGAATCGGCCCGCGGCGGCGTCGGCAAGTCCTTCCTTCAACGCGGCGACATCGTCCGCGCGCGCCTGGTCAACGTCGAAATCTCGTGGGTCCATCAGCACGCCGGCCGGCTTGCCGTTCAGCGTGATAAGAATCGGGCGGCGATTTTCGGCGACATGCGAAAGCCAGCTTGAGAGCTTCGCCTTGAATTCCTTGGCGGGAACGACATCTTCACTCAACAACATGCGACGCATCAGGGACCACCTTTCCGAACAATTCGTGACCTCAATATAGACCGATTTTAGGTTCCCGCCAAGCGCGTCGGTGTTCGCGGTCACTTGACGCTCCCGATCGCGCGCGAAATGATCGCCGCCCGAT
The sequence above is drawn from the bacterium genome and encodes:
- a CDS encoding type II toxin-antitoxin system RelE/ParE family toxin yields the protein MRVRWTLRAANDLRDLSRYIADFNPNIAVETRNRIRKSVKRLEKYPKSGRVIPEYDDAAIREIIVGRFRVWYRVAGRFVDIFTIRGGQQLSPDNISEIEKA
- a CDS encoding type II toxin-antitoxin system Phd/YefM family antitoxin, which produces MRRMLLSEDVVPAKEFKAKLSSWLSHVAENRRPILITLNGKPAGVLMDPRDFDVDQARADDVAALKEGLADAAAGRFVSDEELDAMLDEAVKPRRR